The following are from one region of the Silene latifolia isolate original U9 population chromosome 9, ASM4854445v1, whole genome shotgun sequence genome:
- the LOC141601678 gene encoding uncharacterized protein LOC141601678, giving the protein MEGIHGRHQVTYHPKCGRMGLNHLIFVDDLMIFVRGDSPSVNDVSDSLDLFANMSGLRANSEKTNIYMGGVRDEVKELILRDTGYVEGTFPFRYLGVPLNEGKLNKGMFAELLSKVQAALNT; this is encoded by the coding sequence atggaAGGCATCCATGGAAGGCATCAGGTCACTTATCAtccaaaatgtggtagaatgggACTCAATCACCTCATCTTTGTTGATGACTTGATGATATTTGTGAGAGGTGATTCCCCTTCAGTAAATGATGTGTCTGACTCTCTGGATTTGTTTGCTAACATGTCTGGACTACGGGCCAATTCAGAGAAGACTAACATATATATGGGAGGTGTAAGAGATGAAGTTAAGGAGTTAATTTTAAGGGACACAGGTTATGTGGAAGGAACATTTCCTTTCAGATATCTGGGAGTGCCTTTAAATGAAGGGAAGTTGAACAAGGGGATGTTTGCTGAACTTCTTAGTAAAGTGCAAGCTGCTCTGAACACCTGA
- the LOC141601679 gene encoding uncharacterized protein LOC141601679 has product MEQYWCATLLIPKGVHKLITKFCRNFLWQPEDGKRKLIMKSWSSFCAPYQEGGYNIKEIISWNKCIICKWIWAIETKSESVWVAWNYKYNIKTEDFWAMAVKPHHSESWRSILLVKNELITRTGSIEGAKQVLTRSVQAGKLNLSLLYEHFRVPAAKISWARGVWNTTVLPKHGFLMVLAVQGKLATVDKLNQRGQFWAGVLQWLRMSNRTRNMRKEIKWISRHQQRRHWKARLYSSSLAATVYSLWEERNGCLFREEEHGSDYVLKLIQYVVSVRLLFVTNSRYKDEVVDYLNA; this is encoded by the exons ATGGAGCAATATTGGTGTGCTACTTTACTAATCCCTAAAGGAGTACACAAATTAATCACTAAGTTTTGCAGAAATTTTTTGTGGCAGCCTGAGGATGGGAAGAGAAAGCTGATAATGAAGAGCTGGTCTTCCTTCTGTGCTCCTTATCAGGAGGGAGGCTATAACATTAAAGAAATCATTTCTTGGAACAAATGTATTATCTGCAAATGGATATGGGCAATTGAGACTAAATCTGAGAGTGTGTGGGTAGCTTGGAATTACAAGTATAACATTAAAACTGAGGATTTCTGGGCAATGGCGGTCAAACCTCACCACTCAGAAAGTTGGAGAAGTATTCTGCTGGTCAAGAATGAGCTTATTACTAGAACTGGCAGCATTGAAGGGGCAAAGCAAGTCTTGACTCGAAGTGTGCAGGCAGGTAAACTGAATCTCAGCCTACTGTATGAACACTTTAGGGTACCAGCAGCTAAGATCAGTTGGGCACGAGGAGTTTGGAACACTACTGTCCTACCTAAGCATGGGTTTCTTATGGTCCTAGCCGTGCAGGGGAAGCTAGCTACTGTTGATAAACTCAATCAGAGAGGGCAAT TCTGGGCAGGGGTTTTGCAATGGTTGAGAATGAGTAACAGAACAAGGAACATGAGGAAGgaaataaaatggatttccagGCATCAACAGAGGAGACATTGGAAAGCTAGACTGTACTCCAGCAGTTTAGCAGCCACGGTCTATAGCTTATGGGAAGAAAGGAATGGTTGtctttttcgtgaagaagaaCATGGTTCTGATTATGTTTTGAAACTTATACAGTATGTAGTCAGTGTGAGGCTTCTCTTTGTAACTAATTCTCGATATAAGGATGAGGTAGTCGATTATCTAAATGCTTAA